Proteins from one Myxococcales bacterium genomic window:
- a CDS encoding transglutaminase domain-containing protein: MHRPALNRRYLGTAKLLVVLLVAIVLPAHAAGPVVHTYFDPDPGEDLALHATTTDGKLPAAIETPSGVVQAPDPLRSQRQNEQTYGGGSTPASVDATYRIDRNTSRPEVVSYDDPFIPAITPFKRLFAYDVVEESLELGVADKALVKLPIGGNVRSGDDQFYADMNVDLVADTPVRIPSVGPGTRVLSAHTVPPTTFQLQRDGAENWFIRSGETKRVRMVLQLAIAREAFGSPFSRDASFVSLSRFVPHMPASIKSAAERVLEKVGISRAMTPAAAVTALVAHFRSFAPSNDRPISSGAALYEELALSKKGVCRHRAYAFIITAQALGIPTRMIRNEAHAWVEVFDALGWHRVDLGGAAERLDTERDPSQPMHAPPADPFKWPDGAESAGELVERTISGAGGPSNAGATSGADGGAQLDGGSSSGSTPVANIGPGVADGGTTPADERPASKLGVNVKSGQVRRGEPLAVVGRVEADGEGCRGVRVDFALRSDSGKLIPIQSLSAGEDGKYDGAIVVPPNLEVGEYELVVSTPGDARCGAGVGE, from the coding sequence GTGCACCGCCCCGCACTCAATCGCCGCTACCTCGGCACCGCAAAGCTGCTCGTGGTGCTGCTCGTCGCCATCGTTCTGCCGGCGCACGCAGCGGGGCCAGTCGTTCACACCTACTTCGATCCGGACCCGGGCGAGGACCTGGCGCTCCACGCGACCACGACCGACGGCAAGCTCCCGGCCGCCATCGAGACCCCGAGTGGGGTGGTCCAGGCGCCCGATCCCTTGCGCTCCCAGCGCCAGAACGAACAAACGTACGGCGGCGGCTCCACACCGGCGAGCGTCGACGCGACCTATCGCATCGACCGCAACACGTCGCGGCCGGAGGTCGTGAGCTACGACGACCCGTTCATTCCGGCGATCACACCGTTCAAGCGCCTGTTTGCCTACGACGTGGTGGAAGAGTCGCTGGAATTGGGCGTCGCCGACAAGGCCTTGGTCAAGCTGCCGATTGGCGGCAACGTGCGCAGCGGCGACGATCAATTCTACGCCGACATGAACGTGGACCTGGTCGCCGACACGCCGGTGCGCATTCCCAGCGTCGGCCCCGGTACTCGGGTGTTGTCCGCACACACCGTGCCGCCCACGACCTTTCAGCTCCAGCGCGACGGCGCGGAGAACTGGTTCATTCGCTCCGGCGAGACCAAACGCGTGCGAATGGTCCTGCAGCTCGCCATCGCGCGGGAGGCCTTCGGCAGCCCGTTCTCGCGCGACGCCAGCTTCGTCTCGCTCAGCCGGTTCGTCCCCCACATGCCAGCGAGCATCAAGAGCGCCGCCGAGCGTGTGCTGGAAAAAGTCGGCATCTCGCGCGCCATGACCCCGGCAGCGGCGGTCACCGCGCTGGTCGCTCACTTTCGGAGCTTTGCTCCCTCCAACGATCGACCCATCTCGTCGGGCGCCGCGCTCTACGAAGAGCTCGCCTTGAGCAAGAAGGGTGTGTGTCGTCACCGCGCGTACGCCTTCATCATCACGGCCCAAGCGCTCGGGATCCCGACCCGCATGATCCGCAACGAGGCCCACGCCTGGGTCGAGGTGTTCGACGCGCTCGGGTGGCATCGGGTCGATCTGGGCGGCGCCGCCGAACGACTGGATACGGAGCGAGATCCCTCACAACCCATGCACGCACCGCCGGCCGATCCGTTCAAGTGGCCGGACGGCGCGGAGAGCGCGGGCGAGCTGGTGGAGCGGACGATTTCGGGAGCAGGGGGCCCGAGCAATGCCGGCGCCACGAGCGGCGCGGACGGCGGGGCTCAGCTCGACGGTGGCAGCAGCAGCGGCAGCACACCCGTCGCCAACATCGGCCCCGGCGTCGCGGACGGGGGCACGACACCGGCGGACGAACGACCTGCATCGAAGCTGGGCGTGAACGTCAAGAGTGGACAGGTCCGCCGCGGCGAGCCGCTGGCCGTGGTCGGTCGCGTCGAGGCCGATGGCGAGGGTTGCCGCGGAGTTCGCGTCGACTTCGCGCTCCGGAGTGACTCCGGCAAGCTCATTCCCATCCAGTCGCTGTCGGCCGGGGAAGACGGAAAGTACGACGGCGCCATCGTGGTACCGCCAAACCTCGAGGTGGGCGAATACGAGCTCGTGGTGTCGACGCCGGGCGACGCCCGCTGCGGCGCAGGAGTCGGCGAATGA
- a CDS encoding transaldolase, with product MALFLDSSDPKETAEIFAWGVVSGVTTNPLIISREAPDADLKERILEVIVASTGHVSVELTTETEREMMDEALVYWNWAPTRVCVKVPFSEIGLKVLKQLADKKVATNVTCMMSFNQCYLAALAGATYVSIFSGRVADMGYDVRPIVRELRAILDREELPSKIIVGSVRHMIDVNEALMDGAHIVTVPPPILRKMLWNPRTESTIREFNDAWANRGKK from the coding sequence ATGGCGCTTTTTCTGGACAGCTCGGACCCCAAGGAGACCGCGGAGATCTTCGCGTGGGGAGTCGTCTCGGGCGTCACCACGAATCCGCTGATCATCAGCCGCGAGGCGCCGGACGCCGATCTGAAGGAGCGCATCCTGGAGGTCATCGTGGCCTCCACCGGCCACGTGTCCGTCGAGCTCACGACCGAGACCGAGCGCGAGATGATGGACGAGGCGCTTGTGTACTGGAACTGGGCACCGACCCGCGTCTGCGTGAAGGTGCCGTTCTCCGAGATCGGGCTCAAGGTACTGAAGCAGCTGGCGGACAAGAAGGTCGCGACCAACGTCACCTGCATGATGAGCTTCAACCAGTGTTACCTGGCGGCGCTGGCCGGTGCGACCTACGTCAGCATCTTCAGCGGTCGGGTTGCGGACATGGGGTACGACGTGCGGCCCATCGTGCGCGAGCTTCGCGCCATTCTCGATCGCGAAGAGCTGCCGAGCAAGATCATCGTTGGCAGTGTGCGACACATGATCGACGTGAACGAGGCGCTGATGGACGGCGCGCACATCGTGACGGTCCCGCCGCCGATCTTGCGCAAGATGCTGTGGAACCCGCGCACGGAGTCCACCATTCGCGAGTTCAACGACGCCTGGGCGAACCGCGGCAAGAAGTGA
- a CDS encoding methyltransferase domain-containing protein: MARQDPKEEVNAALAALIGRPEAVLDVGCGTGMNGMVARTTGARVTGLEHDPVLAKRAGLLLDEVFELDPTDPAAVARALGERRFDLVLIPDLIERCARPADVVQAFAKYVAPEGRLIVSARNREVWPVKLGLANESIGFEESHRLFSRAEVEAFVRAAGLSLLQVDVNPMLVKAARRFLDESTFVSAKYGEAEATGYRDLSVWQMYLSLVRPVEVALTRLAPRVLAYQHVVVARRPPEPRKLALTIGMLTMDEEESIARMIDEIRRVAPDAKILVVDSSVKDQTPIIAEKMGARVLRQLPPRGHGPAMELLMYESAKQGDALIYLDCDFTYPPEVIPVIRRILESGVDVVNATRIRVKPEAMPLPNFMANRTFVYFSRVLNGVPLSDLHSGMRGYRSSAIRAFSFTGEGDALPIDTIVWPARSGYHVVEVPIDYQERVGTSKLRKLAGTVWTFIRLAKTVNVGTRRRDTYDVWESLDEP; encoded by the coding sequence ATGGCGCGCCAGGACCCCAAGGAAGAAGTCAACGCGGCCCTGGCTGCGCTGATCGGACGGCCCGAAGCCGTGCTCGACGTCGGCTGCGGCACCGGCATGAATGGCATGGTGGCGCGGACCACGGGCGCTCGTGTCACGGGCCTCGAGCACGATCCGGTGCTGGCCAAGCGCGCGGGCCTCTTGCTCGACGAGGTGTTCGAGCTCGATCCGACCGATCCCGCGGCGGTCGCGCGCGCGCTCGGAGAGCGGCGCTTCGATCTCGTGCTGATCCCGGATCTGATCGAGCGCTGCGCTCGACCGGCAGACGTGGTGCAGGCGTTTGCCAAGTACGTCGCGCCCGAGGGGCGCCTGATCGTGTCCGCGCGCAATCGTGAGGTCTGGCCCGTCAAGCTCGGGCTCGCCAACGAGAGCATCGGTTTCGAGGAGAGCCATCGTCTCTTCTCCCGCGCCGAGGTGGAGGCGTTCGTGCGTGCGGCGGGCCTGTCGCTGTTGCAGGTCGACGTGAACCCGATGCTCGTCAAGGCGGCGCGGCGATTCCTGGACGAGAGCACCTTCGTCAGCGCGAAATACGGCGAGGCCGAGGCTACTGGCTACCGCGATCTCAGCGTGTGGCAGATGTATCTGAGCTTGGTGCGTCCGGTCGAGGTCGCGCTGACCCGGTTGGCGCCCCGAGTGCTCGCGTATCAACACGTCGTGGTGGCGCGCCGCCCGCCGGAGCCCAGGAAGCTCGCGCTCACCATCGGCATGCTCACGATGGACGAAGAAGAGAGCATCGCGCGCATGATCGACGAAATTCGCCGGGTCGCGCCCGACGCGAAGATCCTGGTCGTCGACAGCAGCGTCAAGGATCAGACGCCGATCATCGCCGAGAAGATGGGCGCGCGGGTCCTGCGTCAGCTGCCGCCGCGGGGTCATGGCCCGGCGATGGAGCTCTTGATGTACGAGTCGGCCAAACAGGGCGACGCGCTCATTTACCTGGACTGCGACTTCACCTATCCGCCCGAGGTGATCCCGGTCATTCGCCGCATCCTCGAGAGCGGTGTCGACGTGGTGAACGCGACGCGTATCCGGGTGAAGCCGGAGGCCATGCCGCTGCCGAACTTCATGGCGAACCGTACGTTCGTCTATTTCTCGCGCGTGCTGAACGGCGTACCGCTCTCGGACCTGCACAGTGGCATGCGGGGTTATCGCTCGAGCGCGATCCGCGCCTTCAGCTTCACTGGCGAAGGCGACGCGCTCCCCATCGACACCATCGTGTGGCCCGCGCGCTCGGGTTACCACGTCGTCGAGGTGCCCATCGACTATCAGGAGCGGGTGGGGACCTCGAAGCTGCGCAAGCTCGCGGGCACGGTGTGGACGTTCATTCGCCTCGCCAAGACCGTCAACGTCGGCACTCGCCGGCGTGACACCTACGACGTGTGGGAGAGCCTCGACGAGCCATGA
- a CDS encoding chemotaxis protein gives MNGLSQRQLLGVGLPLVAGLIVAFLRQDIAAYAIAVGLVGTVGAWLATSGASSGGVVEGVVSAVRRLRDGRKPEAPADADPALRGLYAELDELHETLNELSARDEERAVAVDEASRAVSDALRKLTEGVAGQLDTSEDTARTIKESASSMLEIAQHVEVLAASAEESSSSILEMTATNEEVASNIVELASSVRESVSSIEEMAFSIKEVAKNVDALSLTAEETSSSMNEMDVSIDQVQSNANETARLSEEVALDAERGAESILKTIGEIYRIKESSQEAVAVISNLGSRIDAIGQILNVIDDVAEQTNLLALNAAIIAAQAGEHGKGFAVVADEIKDLAERAGASTKEIADLIKTIQSESRNAIQAVERGAQNVDRGVEVSNEAERALKKILESSQKSTNMVRAIARATVEQAKGSKQVTDAIGRIAETVQQIAAATAQQARGSELVIKSSDKMRSIAQQVERSSQEQSRGGRQITQAIESISHMVNQINSSHRSQTRGTEHALASAARLEDTARRQDGALRELITHTEKLKKALS, from the coding sequence ATGAACGGACTGTCCCAGCGTCAACTCTTGGGTGTGGGGCTTCCCCTCGTCGCCGGTCTCATCGTCGCCTTCCTGCGACAAGACATCGCAGCCTACGCCATCGCGGTCGGCCTCGTTGGGACGGTCGGAGCGTGGCTGGCGACCTCCGGAGCTAGCTCCGGTGGCGTGGTCGAAGGAGTCGTGTCGGCGGTGCGCCGGCTCCGCGATGGTCGCAAGCCGGAGGCGCCCGCCGACGCGGATCCCGCACTGCGCGGCCTGTACGCGGAGCTCGACGAGCTTCACGAGACGCTCAACGAGCTGAGCGCCCGGGACGAAGAGCGCGCGGTCGCGGTCGACGAAGCGTCGCGGGCCGTGTCGGACGCGTTGCGCAAGCTCACCGAGGGCGTTGCGGGACAGCTCGACACCAGCGAGGACACCGCGCGAACCATCAAGGAGTCTGCGTCGTCGATGCTGGAGATCGCCCAGCACGTCGAGGTGCTCGCTGCCAGCGCCGAGGAGTCCAGCTCCAGCATCTTGGAGATGACGGCGACCAACGAGGAGGTCGCGTCCAACATCGTCGAGCTGGCGTCCAGCGTGCGCGAGAGCGTCAGCAGCATCGAAGAGATGGCATTCTCCATCAAAGAGGTGGCCAAGAACGTCGACGCGCTCTCGCTGACCGCGGAAGAGACCAGCTCGAGCATGAACGAGATGGACGTGTCCATCGATCAGGTTCAGTCGAACGCCAACGAGACGGCCCGGCTCAGCGAGGAGGTCGCGCTGGACGCCGAGCGGGGCGCCGAGAGCATCCTCAAGACCATTGGTGAGATCTATCGCATCAAGGAGAGCAGCCAGGAGGCCGTGGCGGTCATCTCCAACCTCGGGTCGCGCATCGACGCCATCGGGCAGATCCTCAACGTCATCGACGACGTGGCGGAGCAGACCAACCTCTTGGCGCTGAACGCCGCGATCATCGCGGCGCAAGCGGGCGAACACGGCAAGGGGTTTGCGGTCGTCGCCGACGAGATCAAGGACCTGGCGGAGCGGGCCGGGGCAAGCACCAAAGAGATCGCCGATCTGATCAAGACCATCCAGTCCGAGAGCCGCAACGCAATTCAGGCCGTCGAGCGCGGTGCACAGAACGTCGACCGCGGCGTCGAGGTCTCGAACGAGGCCGAGCGCGCGCTCAAGAAGATCCTGGAGAGCTCCCAGAAGAGCACCAACATGGTGCGGGCCATTGCCCGGGCCACGGTTGAACAGGCCAAGGGCAGCAAACAGGTCACCGACGCCATCGGGCGCATCGCCGAGACGGTGCAGCAGATCGCGGCGGCGACGGCGCAGCAGGCCCGCGGCAGCGAGCTCGTGATCAAGAGCAGCGACAAGATGCGGTCCATCGCCCAGCAGGTCGAGCGCTCCAGCCAGGAGCAGTCGCGCGGCGGGCGTCAAATCACCCAGGCCATCGAGAGCATCAGCCACATGGTCAACCAGATCAATTCGTCGCACCGCTCGCAGACCCGTGGCACCGAGCACGCGTTGGCCTCGGCCGCGCGGCTCGAGGACACGGCGCGGCGCCAGGACGGGGCGTTGCGCGAGCTGATCACCCACACCGAGAAGCTGAAGAAAGCGCTCAGCTGA
- a CDS encoding glycosyltransferase family 39 protein produces MPSPGVAALAGLLLFALLSLARSRIRRSLPGSTLKRRPAWRMGDVVCLLVATTVALVLRLMFLESRPVDNDEPVGLGLVSIAGWARETDARLHPPLSALLMTWVGGAHELGNARGVSVLAGVACVPLVFALVRAAAGRGPATIAALWLASMPAALHTSQLARGYSLAALGVLAAHVCLSKALDTGRERWFFGYSLVAAATLFTEYLTLGPLVGSVAVALWSARERRGLLVGIVGAFGAAVTAVAFTFPFALPTLWLGVGGGPHAPTGSLRALVDGLALFSGPAAPFNGLLVIALVIGAARRRALGGSEVRAIAAIALGVLTLLAFSLFTAVRARYLLPVVPLFVAVGVLGASAFGRIGLTLVAAVACAHAGLLPAYFSGSATGPELSTGRRTPITVGWLRADPSAAVAVFPEWSLAEASYRLARVFPGRDAGLDCPATLCVRGARNLYGARAENLPGLIEREGRLYVWLRADMELDLPECGVVLREAGTTLLSCKASARAR; encoded by the coding sequence GTGCCGTCTCCGGGCGTGGCGGCGCTCGCAGGGCTCCTGCTCTTTGCCCTGCTCTCGCTGGCTCGGAGCCGCATCCGCCGCTCACTCCCGGGGTCCACGCTGAAACGACGCCCGGCCTGGCGCATGGGCGACGTCGTGTGCCTGCTCGTGGCCACGACTGTTGCGCTGGTGTTGCGCCTGATGTTTCTGGAGTCGCGCCCCGTCGATAACGACGAACCCGTGGGGCTCGGTCTCGTGAGCATCGCCGGCTGGGCGCGCGAGACCGATGCGCGGCTGCATCCGCCGCTGTCGGCGCTGCTCATGACCTGGGTTGGCGGGGCGCACGAGCTCGGGAACGCCCGCGGCGTGTCCGTGTTGGCGGGGGTTGCGTGCGTGCCGCTGGTGTTTGCGCTGGTTCGGGCGGCGGCGGGGCGCGGTCCCGCCACGATCGCTGCGCTGTGGCTCGCCAGCATGCCGGCGGCGCTGCACACCTCGCAGCTCGCGCGCGGCTATTCCCTGGCCGCGCTCGGCGTGCTCGCGGCCCACGTGTGTCTGTCGAAGGCGCTGGACACCGGGCGAGAGCGTTGGTTCTTCGGTTACTCGCTGGTGGCCGCGGCCACGCTGTTCACCGAGTACCTGACGCTGGGGCCGCTGGTTGGTTCGGTGGCGGTCGCGCTCTGGTCTGCGCGCGAGAGGCGCGGGCTCCTGGTGGGGATCGTCGGTGCGTTTGGCGCCGCGGTGACTGCCGTTGCATTCACGTTCCCGTTTGCGCTGCCGACGTTGTGGCTCGGAGTCGGCGGCGGCCCTCACGCGCCGACCGGCTCTCTACGGGCACTCGTGGATGGGCTGGCGCTCTTTTCGGGTCCGGCGGCGCCGTTCAACGGGCTGCTCGTGATTGCGCTGGTGATCGGCGCGGCGCGGCGGCGAGCGTTGGGTGGCAGCGAGGTTCGCGCGATCGCCGCCATTGCGCTCGGCGTGCTCACGCTGCTCGCATTTTCGCTCTTCACGGCAGTGCGTGCGCGGTACTTGCTGCCAGTCGTGCCGCTGTTCGTGGCTGTGGGTGTGCTCGGCGCAAGCGCCTTCGGTCGTATCGGACTGACACTCGTGGCCGCGGTTGCGTGCGCGCACGCCGGGCTCTTGCCTGCATACTTCTCGGGTTCAGCCACGGGCCCGGAGCTATCGACCGGGCGGCGCACACCGATCACCGTCGGCTGGCTGCGAGCGGATCCGAGCGCGGCGGTCGCCGTGTTTCCCGAGTGGTCACTCGCGGAGGCGAGCTACCGTTTGGCTCGGGTATTTCCGGGGCGTGACGCCGGGCTCGACTGTCCGGCAACGCTGTGCGTGCGCGGCGCCCGCAACCTATACGGCGCGCGCGCCGAGAATTTGCCCGGGTTGATCGAGCGCGAGGGGCGCCTCTACGTCTGGCTGCGAGCGGACATGGAGCTCGACCTGCCGGAGTGCGGAGTGGTGCTGCGCGAAGCGGGCACCACCCTTCTGAGCTGCAAGGCCAGCGCCCGCGCTCGTTAG
- a CDS encoding VWA domain-containing protein yields the protein MSQFIVPFLYELRARRMAVGAQEAVQLARALALGLHENSLDGFYYIARALMVHRESELDKFDEAFLSHFKGVVFETTSFLKELEEWLRDPKVLEGLTDEQKAAIKELSVDELRELLEQRLREQKERHEGGNRWIGTGGTSPFGTGGYHPSGISMRSGSGGRGGRSAMGMADARRYRPYRSDLVLDVRQIEVALRKLRSFTREGALDELDLEGTIDATARNGGELEIITRPPRKSSVRVLLLMDVGGSMDPFAHTCSQLFSAAKRASNFRELRTYYFHNTIYGRVYSTDALMDPIEVPQLVDQLNARWKVVFVGDAAMAPGELLGTGPWGSPAGGEALSGLDWLQFIQQRFERSVWLNPDPPQYWSGGTAKGIGEIFPMHHLTLEGLTEAMAHLSKAAAHRRLS from the coding sequence ATGAGCCAGTTCATCGTGCCCTTCTTGTACGAGCTGCGCGCGCGGCGCATGGCGGTCGGGGCCCAAGAGGCCGTGCAGCTGGCACGGGCCCTGGCGCTCGGCCTGCACGAGAACTCGCTGGACGGGTTCTATTACATCGCGCGGGCGCTGATGGTTCACCGCGAGAGCGAGCTCGACAAGTTCGACGAGGCCTTCCTCTCCCACTTCAAGGGTGTCGTGTTCGAGACCACCAGCTTCTTGAAAGAGCTGGAGGAATGGCTGCGCGATCCGAAGGTCCTCGAAGGGCTGACGGACGAACAGAAGGCTGCCATCAAGGAGCTCAGCGTCGACGAGCTGCGTGAGTTGCTCGAGCAGCGCCTGCGCGAGCAGAAGGAGCGACACGAGGGCGGCAACCGCTGGATCGGAACCGGCGGCACGAGCCCGTTCGGAACCGGCGGCTATCACCCATCCGGCATCAGCATGCGCTCCGGCTCCGGCGGACGTGGCGGACGCAGCGCCATGGGCATGGCCGACGCACGCCGTTATCGCCCGTACCGCTCGGATCTGGTGCTCGACGTGCGGCAGATCGAGGTCGCGCTGCGCAAGCTGCGCTCGTTCACCCGTGAGGGCGCGCTCGACGAGCTCGATCTGGAAGGCACCATCGACGCCACCGCGCGCAACGGCGGTGAGCTCGAGATCATCACGCGACCACCCCGCAAGAGCAGCGTGCGGGTGCTCTTGTTGATGGACGTCGGCGGTTCCATGGACCCCTTCGCCCACACCTGTTCGCAGCTGTTCAGCGCCGCCAAGCGCGCGTCGAACTTCCGTGAGCTGCGTACGTATTACTTCCACAACACCATCTACGGGCGCGTCTATTCGACCGACGCGCTGATGGATCCCATCGAGGTGCCGCAGCTGGTCGATCAGCTGAACGCGCGCTGGAAGGTGGTCTTCGTCGGCGACGCCGCCATGGCGCCCGGAGAGCTGCTCGGCACGGGGCCGTGGGGCTCACCCGCCGGTGGTGAAGCGCTGTCCGGTCTCGACTGGCTGCAGTTCATTCAGCAGCGCTTCGAGCGCAGCGTCTGGCTGAACCCCGACCCACCGCAGTACTGGAGCGGCGGCACGGCCAAGGGCATCGGTGAGATCTTTCCCATGCACCACCTCACGCTGGAGGGTCTGACCGAGGCCATGGCCCACCTCTCGAAGGCTGCCGCGCACCGCAGGCTGTCGTAG
- a CDS encoding HAD-IIIA family hydrolase: MSGARGVIVDRDATLIDVVRDEETGAISVAFHPSHLKLLPGVVAGLVALRDAGFVLTIATNQPAPAKGQFSAEAVERTNRALEQLLENEGLRVAAFEVCMHHPDGGPGGDPALHKRCDCRKPEPGLLLRAMAKAGIDPALTWMIGDAPGDVLAARNAGVRSALVFPQNRCELCPLKGGPEVRADLVASRFDEVAQLIISAG; the protein is encoded by the coding sequence ATGAGCGGGGCGCGCGGGGTGATCGTCGATCGCGACGCGACACTGATCGACGTCGTGCGTGACGAGGAGACCGGCGCCATCAGCGTCGCCTTTCACCCGAGCCACCTGAAACTCTTGCCGGGTGTCGTCGCGGGTCTCGTGGCGCTCCGCGATGCGGGCTTCGTGCTGACGATTGCCACGAACCAGCCAGCGCCTGCCAAGGGGCAGTTCTCGGCCGAGGCCGTGGAGCGAACGAACCGCGCGCTCGAGCAACTGCTCGAGAACGAAGGCCTCCGCGTCGCCGCCTTCGAGGTGTGTATGCATCACCCGGACGGTGGACCCGGGGGCGATCCCGCGCTGCACAAGCGCTGTGATTGTCGCAAACCCGAGCCAGGACTGCTGCTTCGAGCCATGGCCAAGGCTGGGATCGATCCGGCGCTCACCTGGATGATCGGGGACGCCCCGGGCGACGTGCTCGCCGCACGGAACGCCGGGGTGCGCTCGGCGCTGGTGTTTCCGCAGAACCGCTGCGAGCTGTGTCCCCTCAAGGGCGGGCCGGAGGTGCGGGCGGATCTCGTGGCGTCGCGCTTCGACGAAGTCGCCCAGCTGATCATCAGCGCGGGCTGA
- a CDS encoding class I SAM-dependent methyltransferase, producing the protein MRPARPIPLDLEATEYAYVERPNSVLVELVESRVLRGRVRPRLLDVGCGAGANARELKSRHPELFIAGIEPNLHAAELAREAADEVFVGLADAWLTRTDSAAFDGVILSDVLEHTPDPVRFLRQLTEAPCLRDARFVISVPNYAVWYNRLRTLAGRFDYAWSGLYDRTHLRFFTRRSLRALLEYSGLSSVEERCTPSLVQSAAPLLRKLFEKDVAAGDHLSLSESSAFRSYRRFVEPAEAAVCGVWPELLGFQIVCVAERG; encoded by the coding sequence ATGCGGCCCGCCCGACCCATCCCACTGGATCTCGAAGCGACCGAGTATGCGTACGTCGAACGCCCGAACAGCGTGCTCGTGGAGCTCGTCGAGAGTCGGGTGCTCCGAGGTCGCGTTCGCCCGCGGCTGCTCGATGTCGGCTGCGGTGCCGGCGCCAACGCCCGCGAGCTGAAGTCGCGTCACCCCGAGCTGTTCATCGCCGGCATCGAACCCAACCTGCACGCGGCGGAGCTGGCCCGCGAGGCGGCGGACGAGGTGTTCGTTGGGCTCGCCGACGCCTGGCTCACCCGAACGGACAGCGCCGCGTTCGACGGCGTGATCCTCTCCGACGTGCTCGAGCACACGCCGGATCCCGTGCGCTTCCTCCGCCAGCTGACCGAGGCTCCTTGCCTGCGTGACGCGCGCTTCGTGATCTCGGTGCCCAACTACGCGGTCTGGTACAACCGGCTGCGCACCCTGGCCGGGCGCTTCGATTACGCCTGGTCCGGTCTGTACGATCGCACCCACCTGCGATTCTTCACGCGCCGCTCCCTCAGAGCTTTGCTCGAGTACTCGGGCCTCTCCAGCGTCGAAGAGCGCTGCACCCCGTCGTTGGTGCAGTCCGCCGCACCGCTCTTGCGCAAGCTGTTCGAGAAGGACGTTGCGGCGGGAGACCACCTGTCACTCAGCGAATCGTCGGCGTTCCGCAGCTACCGCCGCTTCGTCGAGCCGGCCGAGGCGGCGGTCTGCGGCGTCTGGCCGGAGCTGCTGGGGTTTCAGATCGTGTGTGTGGCCGAGCGCGGGTGA